One genomic segment of Gemmatimonadota bacterium includes these proteins:
- a CDS encoding M28 family metallopeptidase has protein sequence MLRVSLLGAVVAARLVAAPLAAQGVPPAFDPRLDSIAHAPSATRIEADVRRLAGFGTRSTFSDTISTTRGIGAARRWLYAEFQQISKACGGCLEVRYTRSTVKGSGTGTRATPDVDVVNVVAIQRGTATPARVVMMSGDIDSRNSNGSDGVKDAPGANDNASGLAGTVEAARLLTRYRFGKTIIYAGLSGEEQGLWGGQQLAKEFVDSAWTVEAVLNNDMIGNIEGINGEIDNRSFRIFSEPTPPTETEAERKARRTSGGEVDGISRQLARYVERVVRATMPEMQPRLIYRLDRFSRGGHHRPFNDLGMPGVRIMESHEHYDRQHQDLRTENGRVYGDVVAGVNFPYVAKMTGVNAIVLAALAWAPAPPSAVRLRGAVSASTTVSWTAAPGAAPLGYKVYWRDTTAPQWTNWRWVPAGSTQVTLENVIIDDFLFGVAAVGPGGHESVVQFPSFGR, from the coding sequence ATGCTTCGTGTTTCCCTGCTCGGTGCCGTGGTTGCGGCACGACTGGTTGCCGCACCGCTTGCCGCCCAAGGCGTTCCGCCGGCCTTTGATCCCCGCCTCGACTCGATCGCCCACGCCCCCTCCGCGACACGGATCGAAGCTGATGTCCGACGGCTCGCCGGCTTCGGGACACGCAGCACCTTCAGCGACACCATCTCCACGACCCGCGGGATCGGCGCAGCGCGACGCTGGCTGTATGCCGAATTCCAGCAGATCAGCAAGGCGTGCGGGGGGTGCCTCGAGGTCCGTTACACGCGGAGCACCGTGAAGGGGAGCGGCACCGGCACACGCGCCACGCCGGATGTCGACGTGGTGAATGTCGTGGCGATCCAGCGCGGCACGGCGACGCCGGCGCGCGTCGTGATGATGTCGGGCGACATCGACTCGCGGAACAGCAACGGCAGCGACGGCGTGAAGGACGCGCCGGGCGCGAACGACAACGCCAGCGGCCTCGCCGGCACGGTCGAGGCCGCGCGCCTGCTCACGCGCTATCGCTTCGGCAAGACGATCATCTACGCCGGGCTCAGCGGCGAGGAGCAGGGGCTGTGGGGCGGGCAGCAGCTCGCGAAGGAATTCGTCGACTCCGCCTGGACCGTCGAGGCGGTGCTGAACAACGACATGATCGGCAACATCGAGGGGATCAACGGCGAGATCGACAACCGCTCCTTCCGGATCTTCTCGGAACCGACGCCGCCGACGGAGACCGAGGCCGAGCGGAAGGCGCGGCGCACCAGTGGCGGCGAGGTCGACGGGATCTCGCGTCAGCTGGCGCGATACGTCGAACGCGTCGTCCGCGCCACGATGCCGGAGATGCAGCCACGGCTCATCTACCGACTCGACCGCTTCTCGCGTGGCGGGCATCATCGGCCGTTCAACGACCTCGGGATGCCGGGCGTTCGGATCATGGAAAGCCACGAGCACTACGACCGGCAGCACCAGGACCTGCGGACGGAGAACGGCCGCGTGTATGGGGACGTCGTCGCGGGGGTCAACTTCCCCTATGTCGCGAAGATGACGGGCGTCAACGCCATCGTGCTCGCGGCGCTCGCCTGGGCGCCCGCCCCACCAAGCGCCGTGCGGCTCCGCGGCGCGGTCTCGGCCTCGACCACGGTCTCGTGGACCGCGGCGCCGGGCGCGGCACCGCTGGGCTACAAAGTGTACTGGCGCGACACGACCGCACCGCAGTGGACCAACTGGCGCTGGGTGCCGGCCGGCAGCACCCAAGTGACGCTCGAGAACGTGATCATCGACGACTTTCTCTTTGGCGTGGCCGCCGTCGGACCTGGTGGCCACGAATCCGTGGTGCAGTTTCCCTCCTTCGGACGCTGA
- a CDS encoding DUF1501 domain-containing protein, producing MTISRRAFMKAGGLALVSLGADPLFVDRAAYALRQQLGGVPSGKTLVCLFQRGAVDGLSMIVPAGDPWYWRERERIALPKSELVTLDGMFALHPRLAPLKPLWDQGSMAIVHAVGSPSTTRSHFDAQDYMESGTPDRKSTTSGWANRYCEHAREHAETPFRAVAFGPQLPRMLAGSAPALAIDDLRAFGVRTARSEGNERLTRAFESLYDGAATGLVASSSAEGFEAIKMLKSANPTALPPANGAVYGRGKLATALQQVAQLIRADLGMQIAFVDVGGWDTHVNQGSGQGQLATRLDEFGGALAAFTTDLGDRMRDVVVLTMSEFGRTVKENGTGGTDHGHGTAMMVIGGGVRGKQVLGRWPGLAPEARHEGRDLAVTTDFRALFSEVLTGHLGTTDLASVFPDFTPGARLGLFG from the coding sequence ATGACGATCTCTCGACGCGCGTTCATGAAGGCGGGTGGACTCGCCCTGGTCTCGCTTGGTGCCGACCCGCTCTTCGTCGATCGGGCCGCCTACGCGCTGCGCCAGCAGCTCGGCGGCGTGCCGAGCGGGAAGACGCTGGTCTGCCTCTTCCAGCGCGGGGCCGTTGATGGACTCTCGATGATCGTCCCGGCCGGCGACCCCTGGTACTGGCGCGAGCGCGAGCGGATTGCGCTCCCGAAGTCGGAACTCGTGACCCTCGACGGGATGTTTGCGCTGCATCCACGGCTGGCGCCGCTCAAGCCTTTGTGGGATCAGGGATCGATGGCAATCGTCCACGCCGTCGGCTCACCCTCCACCACCCGATCGCATTTCGACGCACAGGACTACATGGAGAGTGGCACGCCCGACCGGAAGTCGACGACCTCCGGATGGGCCAATCGCTATTGCGAGCATGCCCGGGAGCACGCCGAGACACCGTTCCGTGCCGTCGCCTTCGGCCCGCAGCTTCCCCGGATGCTGGCAGGCAGTGCCCCGGCCCTGGCCATCGACGACCTGCGCGCCTTCGGCGTGCGCACCGCGCGGAGCGAAGGCAACGAGCGATTGACCCGGGCGTTTGAATCGCTCTACGACGGTGCCGCGACCGGGCTGGTCGCGTCGTCCTCGGCCGAAGGGTTCGAGGCGATCAAGATGCTCAAGAGCGCCAACCCGACCGCGCTGCCGCCGGCCAACGGTGCGGTGTATGGCCGCGGGAAGCTGGCGACCGCGCTCCAGCAGGTGGCGCAGCTGATCCGTGCCGACCTCGGGATGCAGATTGCGTTCGTGGATGTCGGTGGGTGGGACACGCACGTGAATCAGGGGAGTGGGCAGGGCCAGCTGGCGACGCGGCTCGACGAATTCGGCGGGGCACTCGCCGCGTTCACCACCGATCTCGGCGACCGGATGCGCGACGTGGTGGTGCTCACGATGAGCGAGTTCGGCCGCACGGTGAAGGAAAACGGGACCGGCGGCACTGACCACGGGCACGGGACGGCGATGATGGTGATCGGCGGCGGGGTCCGCGGGAAACAGGTGCTCGGGCGGTGGCCGGGACTCGCGCCCGAGGCGCGTCATGAGGGGCGCGACCTGGCCGTCACCACCGATTTCCGCGCGCTCTTCAGCGAGGTACTCACCGGGCACCTCGGCACCACCGACCTCGCCTCCGTCTTTCCCGACTTCACCCCTGGTGCTCGGCTCGGGCTCTTCGGCTAA